Part of the Triticum urartu cultivar G1812 chromosome 2, Tu2.1, whole genome shotgun sequence genome, GTGCGCGCGTAATTTTTTGCAGCGGCCGTTGGAACCAGCGCTCAGCGTGGTAAAAACTGACTATGAAAATATTGTAAATGTTTTTTAGCGCGCCGCGCATTGCGCgcttgttggagatgctcttacctGGCTTCAGAGGCAACTGCCTAGTAGCCGCAAGAGGCGCATCCACAAGAGGCACAACCAATCAGTGATCCAAGAACCCTCAGGCCTGGTTTGGTTGCACGGAATCCCTTCGAGATCCCCGCTGATTTCCCGGGTCACAGAACCACGGGCCGAGTTGGCCCAGGGAGATCGGTCGTGCCATTTGGACACCGATGTGGGGGAGGGATCCCGAGCCTTCCCACGGACTTTCCTCGGGAGAAACATCCAAGCCTCGATAGGTCGGGAAGGAAAGCCCTCGCTCGCTCTCGCGAGCCGACGCCTCACGAGCTTCTCCCTCGGGCCACCAGGAACAGTGCCTCCACTTCCCTCCGGCGAAGGCCCCCCAAGCTCTATGCCTGCCGGTTCTTCTGCCCTCCGGCGAAGGCAACGACAATGGCCCGGCGGCCGCGCTTCTCCTTCTCCAAGATCCATCCGCTCTTTGTCGCGTCCGTGAGGATGACGACGCGGCGTTCTGTAGAGGTGCTTATCTAAAATTAGTTTTATCCAATTCTAGGCAATTCTATAGAGATGCTTAGATTCTAGATCCATCTGACTAGCACTAGCTCAAGCATCTATGATGTCCAACGCTAGCAAGTCTAGATCCATCTGACTTACAAAAACAGAGAATTCTATATTCTGGAACCTGTTTTTAAAATTTTGCATGTTCCCTTCCCTCCCCCTTGGTGTCCAAATGGTAACGGGGTACTTTCACATGGTGGGAGGAGGCTACCCTGTGAGCTGGGAAATTCCTACTTCGGGGTTTACTGCCCAGGTTTTTTCAACCCCAACAACCAAATGAGGCCTCAAGGTCGCGTATTTTCCTGCGGATTATCATTTGAAAAATAAGTTGTGAATCAAGAGTGACTCGAACTAGGAAAAAGAATGGGTCAAAAAAATTTCTTTCTCTTCTCATTTATTGCATTTTTATTTTCATCCATTTTTTCTTCTGTTTTATTATGATTTGATTTATCGAAACTTATGTCAAGTTTCTAATACATGGTAGATTTTTGTGTTCACGAACTTGTTTTTCAATACTCTTTGAACAATTTTATTTCATATATACAATTTGTTTTTGAAGAAAATCCATGGTTTACATAAAAAATACAATGCATGAGTATAATATTTGTATacataaatatatttaaataaaaAACTATATTTTTTAAAATCCATTGCTTTTTTTCTTAAAAATACATAATAAAAAATAGTTCAGGGATTAAATTTTCTTACACATATATTAATTTCAGCAAGTTTTATTTTCGGTTTTTTATCTCCTTTTCTATTCcagttttctttttttcttccattttcctttctttttttcttctattttatGAACAATATGTTTcccttttccttttttccttttcaaCTTATTTTGTAATTTTTCTAGAATTCTGGTGGGTCATCTTGCTGTATATCTGCAACTAAGTTTATTTTAACGTGTTATGCCCAGAATATGTCTATTTCAATAAGGGGCTACGTTGGGGATAAAACTGGTTGTGACTCGCCGAATAACAAAGCAGTGGACAGTGTGGATATAATTGAGCCTTGAAATCAAAATTTTGAGAGGTACCTTGGGCCACCCATCAAATAGTTTGTACCTTCAACACTCCTGCTACCTGTATGGAACTGGCGAAGACAGAAGCGTGATACGATACGAAATTACCATTCTACACCCGAGCTCAAATGCTCCTGATGTGAATAGTAAAATGAAAAAAATTCACAAACTACTGAAATTTTTGTGTGGCACATTTTAAGAAATGTTTgttaaaataaaaaaataaaaaagttcACAAAATACTGATTTTTTTTGTGTGGCACATTTTAAGAAATGTTTGTTGTGTCCTCGCAAAAAAAAATGCTTGTTGTGCATGCAAAATTTCATCACGAAATCATATTGGTAAAAGTCATGGCAAAACTAAAATAAAATCAGAGCTCCAAAATGCGTTTGAAAGTAACATTTTTAGAGCATCAATTTTGTTTTTTTTACCACGCCTTCCATCAATGTCATTTTGTGATGAAATTTTACGTGCACAACAAACATTTCTTGAAGTATGCCACAAAAAAGTTCAGAACTTCTTGAAATGTTTTTTTATTTTACTATTCACATAAGAAGCATTTGAGCCCAGGTGTAGAAACTCCACGTCCAACATGTTATTGCAACACCTCATGCAGTTGCAGCCTCCTCTCCTAAAAAAAAGATAAGGGTTCCTCTACTTCTCGCTGGTGCCGCCGTCGATCCACCTCTTCTCTGGTGGCCTTAGGGCCAATGGGCATGGCAGATCCAGGCCCTTGCCGTCGGGAGCGCTCCGTTTTTAGATCTTTTTTAGTTTTATTAGGATTTTTGCCCTGCTCAGGAAGGTGAAACAAGGACATGGGATAAGATTCTCCCTGCCTACCCCCCTTCCCGGCGGTGCGTTTACCATCGTCGGTGAGCCTATGGAGGTGTGTCTTCGGTCGATTTGTcttggtggatttgctcggatctggtCGTTGTTCGTCTACGTCCGTGTGTCTTCAGGTTGGATCTTCTGATCTACGCTATCTTCATCGGTGGCGGTTGTTGTTCAGGTGCGCTGGTCCTATGGGTCGATAGCACGGCGACTTACCGACTGTCTAATACAACAAGTTTTGCCTGGCTCGACAAGGGAGGGGCTATGATGGCGGCTCGCCGTCGGTTCGCTTCGATGCTTGTAGTTATCGCCAATTGGTTTGCATGTACTTTTTTTACTATTTCTGATGTTCGTTGTACTGTCATGGTTGCAGATGAATAGGTTGAAAGTTTTCCTGAGAAAAGAATTGGCCAATCACGTACATATATGTACGGATTTAACTTTTTGGAAATTGCAAGCAACCGAGTAGATGACGCCTAGGCGTAAAAGGTCAAGGAATTGAGCAATGCTAGAAGGAAAATCCTATTCTTATGTAAAGGTTTTACAAAATTCAAGCATACTATTCTCTACTCCCTTTGTTGTTAAATCCAAGTCTTTTTTTGAGATTCTAATATAGACTATATAAAAGTGAAATGAATGAATCCACTTTAAAAgatttatactccctccgttcggaaaaGCTTGTCCCTTaaatgaatgtatctagcaccaagtcagtgctagatacatccatttaagGGACAAGCTTTGAATAAGCTTTTTTGGATGAAGGGagtatttaggaatggaggaagtaaATTGTAACTGCTCTCACGTTTTTAGCCAACTAATGGACTAGTGTGTACAAGTTTTTTTTGAAACATGTACGTACAAATAGCATTGCTCATGCTACAATTACGATAGATTTAAACCTACAAATTTACTatctctgtaaagaaatatacgacctctgtaaagaaatatatgTAAGTCATTGAGTGCACAATACCCCTTCGCTCCTACCACACAAGGAAAGGCAACGGGCGTTAGGGTTCCTCCCGCCTTCCGTCGGCGTCGCCACTGATCTACCTCGTCCTTGCCGGCGGGAGGGCTTCCCTTTTATTTTTTGAGTTTGtttagggtttgtgtcctactCAAAAACATGTGGCGGTGACGGCTCCCTGAAGGTAGCATATGGTTCTCCCTACCTAGTCTCTCTCTGGCGGTGTGTCTATCATCGCCGGAGGGGGCACGTGGAGGTGCGTTTCCGATGGATCTCGCGGGGTTTGTCCGGTGTTTGGCTTCAGCGGATCTACTTGGATCCGATTTTCATTCGTCTATATTCGTGTGTCTATATGGTGGATCCTTCTAATCTACACTTCTCATCATCGACGGTGGTTGCTGTTCTGGTGTGCCGGTCATGTGGAGCATTAGCACGACGACTTTCCGATTGTCTACTACAATAAGGTTTATCCGACTCCGGCGAGGAAGAAATATGATGTTTCAAATCATTGCTAGGGAtctaaaacgtcttatatttcTTTAAAAAGGAAGTACATGATTtcaaagaaaaaagaaaagaaaagaagtggAAGTGCATGGTAACATTTGGTTGGAAATCATGATGCCCACACAGTAAAATTTAGGATTATCGTAAGCTTAGAATTATCGTGGCCAATTTTCCCGAAGTTTGCACCTTCGGCTCGAAACGTTCGCGCACGCTGGTTTGCCGCCTCCATCCGCGCGCGACGACGCTGACTGCCTGACTGGACATGACCTTCGTGGCTGGACCTTACCCGCGGTGAGGCCGGCGCCGCCGGACACAGCATGACCCATGCATCCATCATGTGCTACCGGTATCAGTATCAGATTCGTTCTGCAACCATTCGTTGTGACGTTTCGCTGTAAAACACTTAAAATGATATGACTAAACAAAAGGATACCGGCATCCGCTATTTTGATGTATGTGGCAACTAATACGTGTGGGCGTATTTGATTGCCAACAATAATATAATCTTGCACTTGTCTGGCAAGCATCTCTTGCGTACAAAATTCGTTAGCGTGCCGCGCGTGGGCATCTCATCCCATGCCGCCAGATCTCCTGAACATTGACAAACATTGATGCTCGATGGATGTTCATGCATTCGCTTTGATGGCCACGATCGTCCGCAAATTGTGTGCCGTTTTCTTAGTGACTGCTATTTCACCATGATCATATATTTTTTTGAGAAACTTCACCATCATCACATATGCGGAGATCTAGGCATCGGACAGCATCCGCGAGCCATGAGGCCAAAAATCCACTGACCTTGTTACTTACTTTCACACTCTTCATAAataaatataagagcgtttagatcattATTTAGGAACAATAAAAATCCACTGAAgttgtttacagagggagtataatttATAGAACAACAAAGGAAAGTGCGGCCAAACGTGATTGCGGAGTTTATCTGGTCTAAAATTGTATTCCAGGATTATTTATATTGATCCAAATGACTAATAGACTTTGTCGCTTACAACGTGTTCGTTACAGCGAGAGCGATGGAGCACTCCTTACTGAACTTGGAGTCCTCGTCGGCCAGCGGCGAACTCACGCCCAGCTCGCGAAACCCTTCCTCGCAGGTCTGTGGCGCGTCCGCAGCGGCGCTGAGGTTCGTCAGGGCGTCCTGGAACTTCCCCGACGAGATGCCCCTCGCCGCCGCGTCGAGCTGGTCCACGGCGCTCGAGTACAGCTCGTCGCAGTCGGCGAGCGGGCCCTGGATCCTCCTGTCGTCCCCGTGCGAGGCCTTGATGGTGGCGATGCGCCTGCCGGTGTTCACGGCTGCCGCTCGGATGATCTTCGTGGCGATGACGGCCAGGCCGCGCTTGTCCGCGGTGGCGCTGTCCTTGCAcgccttgaagaacttgacgcaGTAGTCGTAGCCGAGGTCCCTGTTGCTCGCGCTGACGGACTTGCAGGTGTCGTCTAGAGTGGAAGCGGCGCTGGatgagacgaggaggaagaggaggaggaggacggcgagCTGCGAGAGAGCTTGGGAATGCCTCATCATCTTTGCGCTGGTTTTAGTGGTGGTTGTGTCAGACGTTTTGTCTTTTGGATGTGGAGGGAGCCGATATATATAGGGACGGAAGATCCTGCTAGGAAATTCAGGTGGCGTCCGCTCGATGGGAAATTCGGGTATGATTAACTGTAGACGCCGGGGGCGTGGACCTCATCGTGGAGCTCAGTGACTGCGACTCCGGCTGGGCCAGTCGTGTAGGTATCTGATTAGATGGAGGAGGACGAAGCAAATCTCTGGACAAAGCTCAAATTTAAGCGCTAAGAGTAATAACAATGTAACTGTACTGTAATTATAACAGGATGGACCAAGTACTGTACCTGTTGCTTGAACGTGTAAATGTCTTCAAAATCTTAACTGCAACATTAACATCACGTGCAATATCTGGTTATTAGACGGAACTTACGGTTGTTTTATAATATAAACCACTACCTAGCTTGTTCTGAAATTGAGTTAAAACCTATATTATCTTTGTCTCTTTTGCAACTTCTGATTTTGATGATCAGGATTATCGTCTAACCCGGCCGGTATGCAGAAGACGTGGGTTGGAAGTATGCAAAAGTTGAACGATAATGCACACGTACTGATgtgctccctccgttcctaaatatttgtctttctagagatttcaaatggtcactgcatacagatgtatatagatatattttagagtgtagattcactcattttactccATATGTAGTCACCATTTAAAACCTCTGtaaaaacaaatatttaggaacggagggagtatataaaaGATGACAAGAACAAGATTAATAGATGCACGTTCATAATCATCGAAATGCGTATGTATCCGTTAAAGGAAAATGGAGTAAATTAAATGGGCTTGGTGTTCTGTTAGGGTGTATACGTGATGGTGATTTTTTGAGGGAAAACCTGATGGTGAATTCGTGACGAGATGGCGTGTCACGGTCATGCCCCAATCCCGATCGCACTCGCAGACTGACTTGCCTCATTGCCTGAGCGTTGGCGCCGCTGCCGTGCAGGTCGATCCTTACGCGTTGCGCCGCTAGCTGCCGTGCGGCCGTCTCCTGGCTGCTGGACTTGGCTGCTCGTCAGATAGCGATCGATCGGAAGCAATCAAACCAGCCGACCGATCGGAGAAGGAAACGACCAACAGCATGTGACCCGGGCTCGAAGCCCAAAACTGTATCTAGCATCACACATTGTAGTGAGAGAGCAAACCAGTAGTATTCTCATCCggcatgtactccctccggtcctttttagttcgcatataagatttgactgaagtcaaacctCATAAAATTTGACCAACTTTATAAAAAAACTACCAACATTCACAATCTGAAATTAATATTAATAAATGTATCATGATTTAAAGTTTCATACTGTATAACTTTAGTATGGCAGAcattgatattttttcatataaatacggtcaaactttgtgaaatttgacttcagagaattttaatatgcagagtaaaaaggaccggagggagtacattctCATCCAGCAAGATCTGGACAACTACACCCCAACACAACAAGGTCTTCTCATCCAGCAAGATCTGGACAACTACACCCCAACACAACAAGGTCAGAGAGTGACCTTCAGTTTAATGCAAACCCTTCCTGATATGCTCTGTGTCACTAAGAGATATAGGAACTAGAGATAGAGAGATAGAAGATAGAGAagatagagatagagatagaAGAACCAGAGATAGATTTAGAGAAGATAGAGATAGAGATATGTACTTAATTATTTTGCATGCATCTTTTGCGAATAAAATTAGTTACCGTGCATTTCTCTCCCTTAGAGCATTTAAGGCCCGAATTGCCTAATCCAGATCCCTATACGTCTGCCGATACGCCTGCAGAAAGTGACCGGACATGCCTCATGCAAACACAAACACAAAGAAACCGGAATTTTGCCATTTGCAATCATAAACCGTATTTTTGAAACATCAAATACATGAAAACACATGCACGTCGATCATTTTGGTCAAACAATGCACACAAATAGAAAAATTCAGGTCCGGCGGGGTTGGGGGTTTAGTGTCACCTCGCTGCACGAGGAGCGATGCGGCCGGCTTAGATAGCCGCATCATGCAAAAGCAGTAATCTTCTCTCTCAGTATGACCATCAATGCCCCCTTTGTGAGGGGTATGAACAGCCGAGTCATAGTTCATACTCTTCACAACTTCACAAAAGTGAGCGTTGATGGCCGTTCACATTTAGAAAGTTTTTAAGTTAAATCATTTTTCCACTCATAGCCATCATTCCATGACGAATTCATCGATGATCTAGAAGTAATGACCATGGGGCGGCGTCCGTTAGTGGTGACCTTGACCGATTACGGCTGTATGGACGAGGACAAACAAAGAAGAGAAGAGGGCTGGTCCGGCAAGGAGGGAGTGAATATGGGCGAAATTGCGCAGGCCCTAGCGATCAGTCTGATGTTGCACATCCGGACGTCcccataccccccccccccccctccaccaccaaaaaaagaataaaaaattgGTGCGGGCCCGGCGTTTGGGCTGGTGGAAACCTGGTTTGATACTATTTTTTTCATCCGGTCAATGACCGGGCAACCTGCTCGAGCATTTGGGGACGATATGAGAGTCTGGTTATACATAATCTTATGGCATCAGATCTCCTAAATAAGGATGAACATTAATGGGGCATATCCATTTCCTCCATCAGCGTCATCGTACATAAAACCGTGCGCCATGCATGTAAATATGGACAGATGGAGTATTTCTATTCTGTAAGCTCCAGAAAAATAAGAAATCATAAAATTAATTCTATAAGCTCCAGAAAAATAATAATTCAAGGCAATTCTATAAGAAAACAAAATTTCCGTCCAAACATATTTGCAAAGTTCACTGGTTTGAAATTGCAGGTTCCAAGAGTTTATTTGGTCGATCCAAATGATCATGGACTCGCAGCTAGAGTAGTTACCACGTTAGCTACAACATGGTGGTTATGGCGAGCGCGATGGAGCAGCCCTTGGAGAACTCAGCGTCCTCGGCGGCCAGCGGCGACACGACGCCCAGCTCGCGGAACCTTTCCTCGCAGGTGTCCGTGCCCAATATCACGGCCGTGAGGTTGGTCTTCGCGTCCTGCAAATTACCCGACTTGACGCCCTCCGCGGCGGCTTCGAGCCATTTCAGCGCCGCCGTGTAGTGCATCCGGCAGTCGGAGAGGCGCCCGCTGACCTTCTTGTCCGTCACCGAGGCCTTGAGGGCATCAATGCGCTTGCGGGAGTTCGCGGCCTCTCCTCGGGTGATCTTAGTGGCGATGACGACGAGGCCGTGCCTGTCCGCGGTGGCGCTGGCGCTGTCGCCCTGGAAGAACTTGATGCAGTAGTCGTAGCCGATGTCTTTCTTGCTTGCGCCGACGGACTTGCATGTGTCCTCTAGAGTGGAAGCCTCGGAgaagacgaggacgaagaggagcaCGAGGAGACAGGAGGGAGCTTGCCAGTGCCTCATCATGGTTTTTGGCACGACTATAACAAATCGTTTGTAGATGGTGCATATATATAGCCATGATTGATACAAAAATACCCCATGAGTATATCAATCTTCCAATTTGAACAAACCAATGAAAAAGGTATGTATTGCAAATATATTATGTTCTGCTATTAATAAATTACTCCCCCGATCCATATTAATTATCGCCGATTTAGTCCAAAGTTGTATTAAATCACCGAGAATTAATATGGAACATTACTCTCTCCGATCCATGTTAGTTGTTGCTCATTTAGTATAGAGTTGTACTGAATCACTCAGAATTAACATGGATCATTATTGTCTCCAATCCATGTTAATTGTTGCTCATTTAGTATAAAGTTGTACTTATCACTAAGAATTAATATGGATTGGAGGGAGTAATTATGTTTCccttttcagaatttttcagaaattatttgatatttcaaaaaaatgttcatgttctCGAATATTGGTTAGAATTTTGAAAAGTGTTCTAAGTTTTAAAATTTGTTTGCAAATTCAAAAAAAGTGTTTCATAATAGTTTGGGAAATTCAAAACATGATCATGTTTTCCAAAAAAATGTTCTCCTTTTCCATAAAATCCAAATTTTGGATGAATATCCTGATTTTTAAAAAATCCAAAAATTTTGAAGAGAAAATTTGACTTTCCAAAATATGTAATCTTTTCACTACAATTCCCGCTCCGGCGCCATTGGGCCGACCTAGTCAGGGTTGCCATGTGCATTTCGGCATCTTTTTGTGTCGCAAAAAGCGAGGACCATGTCCTCTCCAGTCCCGACGACATGAAGAGCCCAACCTCCGCTGGGCCACGATCATCATGATGTTGTTGCCGCTGCCGCCTGCTGCGGCGCCATACTAACATCCACCCTCAACAGCCCAAGACTTCCTGTCGCCAGCCCTACCTCCGCCCGGGTTGCCTCGCCCCACCACCAAGTTTTGAGAGATAactatttatatctacaatatcaAATATATAAAATATGAAAGTTCATCTTATAATGAATGCAATAATTATGTAAGTTTGGCATTCTAGATGTAAATATTTTTCTTCACAAATCTGATCAAAGTTTCCGATGCTTGAATTTTCAAAAATATATATGCACTACATTACGGAATAGAGGGAGTACTCAATTTCATTTTTATGGTATATGTACTGATGTATCTTTGTGTTGGGGGAAATATGTACTTCATTATCTTGTAAAACATCTTTTGCATAAAAAAAATTAGTCAGCGTGCGCATCTAATATCATGGCATGATATATCCAAAGTAATCACGAACATTAATGTTTGATATCCATTTAGTCAATCGCCACGATCATATGCAAATTGTGTGAGGTTAATGTATGGTTGCTATTTCCGTTCACCACAAAATCAGTTCTTACCAAAAAAACCTGCCAAAACGTACTTGCAAAGTTCATTGATCTAAAATCGTGGGTTCCAATATTTTATTGTTGCTCGATCCAAAATCATGAGCTCGTTGCTAGAACTTTTAAAACTAATCTACTTAAACTTTATAAGTGCTCATCGTACACTTAAAAAATGTCCATCAGTGTAGAATTTTTTTTGCACAATTTTTAAAACATATGTTTGTATCATTCAATAAAAAATTTAGTGACATTTAAAAAATAGTCATGtctttcaaaaaatgtttgtgacaTTTAGAAATAGGTTAATAAAATGTAAAAGTAATGATAGTGTAACTTTGCAGAAAATGTTTCATAAAAAGACCCGAGCCTCTGCTGGGCCACGACCATCATGATGTTGTTGCCACCGCCGCCTGCTGCGGCACCATACTAACATCACCCTCAATTGCCCAAGACTTCATGTCAGTTGGTAGCAGTGGCATGCAGACTTGTCAAGGCCAAACGAATGAGAAATCAACCGACTTGGTTAGAAATGGTATTTGTAAGGCCAAAATTTTGGCTTCGTTACAATCAAGGCCAAAAAATTGAGGTGGAAGACCCAAAAGTTTTGGTTTTGTTACaaacaaggccaaaattttgACAAGTCATGCGGATTTTCACTAGAAATTTCAGCAGCATAACACATTGGTGGAGAATCAAAATCACCGTGTCGTTCATTGCAGAATTCATTCATGCACTCTCAAGTCAAGGGCGTGTTTGGCTGCTTTCACTGTCGGGCCTGGCTCAGAGGGGAAAAACGAGCCAGGCTGAGCTGGGCCTGGATAAGTAAAAACAGGGTCAAAAAACATAGATTACCAGTTGATTGGTTGCCTACATTGGGGGTCTTGTCATCAAGATGCAATTTTCACCCGGCGTTTGGTTGCATACATGCATATGATTACCAGCGTTAACAACAAAACTTAACAGCCATCAGGTTGGGCTTGACATTTCGTCAAACACTTTGAGCGCGCCGGAGCTTCCACTGCCCATCGTGCCCACCACCAGCTCTCGGCGACCGTGGACACGCCCGACTCCCTGTTGTGGCCGTGGCCGCGCCCGGCTCGCCGCGGTCGTGGACGAGCTTGAGCTGACTCAGGCGGAATCAAACACGCCTTCCGCTTGTATCAGGATCAATCCAACCGAAACACCGAAGAGGCGAAGACCAACGATGGATGTCACCCTGGTGAAGCAACTCAGGCGGATCCGCACGCTGGGCCGCAACTCGCTGTCGTGGTCGTGGTTGCAGCGCCATTCCCGTCACGGGATGCGGTCGCCGCtgagtgaaagtgcaactatccctgggtggttttggtaattcctaacaacatatagctcattgagctaatgctatttcaagataaatatttcaggaaagctcaatgttccgcgtggcatggattagaaaagtggacccctcaaaatgcaaAGGACagaaggattggctcaagctcaaagcagaatactctacatttttcattttagtgatccaagatcacattgagtccataggaaaagccaatactattaagaggggatgaggtgttgcttgatggcttgcttgctcaaagtgcttagtgatatgctccaaagccctcaaccactttctcacatccacatatgtaccaaaccaaaaagtcaaactcggccccaccgaatctttctatccggcgccaccgagttctcttaacatagccactgccataaaccctagtcttttcagtctcaccgatagggatctcggtctcaccgagatgggattgtaatctctctgtttccctttgtaacgttttggtccaaccgagatgagcgatcggtcccaccaagattgcaatgcaaactctctgtttccctttcgtaacgtttgggtccaaccgagatgagcgaatcggtcccgccgagtttgcctgaccaactctctggttagtctattaccaaaatcggtcccaccgagtttgtatAATTGGtatcaccgagattacgttatgccgtaaccctaacgaaatcggtcccaccgagttgacgtgtcggtcccaccgaaaatcctaacgttcacattttgaactaaatcggtctgaccgagttctctgaatcggtcccaccgagtttggtgatttgtgtgtaacggttagattttgtgtggaggctatatatacccctccacccactcttcattcgtggagagagccatcagaacatgcctacacttccaacatacattttctgagagagaaccacctacacttgtgttgaggtcaagatattccattccaaccacataaatcttgatctctagccttccccaagttgctttccactcaaatcttctttccaccaaatcaaATCTTGTGAaagagagctgagtgttggggagactatcatttgaagcacaagagcaaggagttcatcatcaacacaccatttgttacctcttggagaatggtgtctcctagattggttaggtgtcacttgggagcctccgtcaagattgtggagttgaaccaaggagtttgtaagggcaaggagatcgcctacttcgtgaagatctacccgagtgaggcaagtccttcgtgggcggcggccatggtgggatagacaaggttgcttcttcgtggacccttcatgggtggagcccccCGTGgactcgcaaccgttacccttcgtgggttgaagtctccatcaacgtggatgtacgatagcaccacctatcggaaccatgcatATTCTTGTACATAACCCGGcctttgggctattgtgtgtattggcttgcaagatgaattctttgatgggagagaaccaaaccgtgaagctaccgcggaagagttgaagatgctgcaatacaacgctcaagcttgtgatattctcttcaacggattgtgccccgaagaattcaacaaaatcatccgtcttgagcatgcaaaggaaatttgggatactttgattgatatgcacgaaggtaccgagtccgt contains:
- the LOC125534043 gene encoding putative invertase inhibitor, yielding MMRHSQALSQLAVLLLLFLLVSSSAASTLDDTCKSVSASNRDLGYDYCVKFFKACKDSATADKRGLAVIATKIIRAAAVNTGRRIATIKASHGDDRRIQGPLADCDELYSSAVDQLDAAARGISSGKFQDALTNLSAAADAPQTCEEGFRELGVSSPLADEDSKFSKECSIALAVTNTL
- the LOC125534044 gene encoding putative invertase inhibitor, whose translation is MMRHWQAPSCLLVLLFVLVFSEASTLEDTCKSVGASKKDIGYDYCIKFFQGDSASATADRHGLVVIATKITRGEAANSRKRIDALKASVTDKKVSGRLSDCRMHYTAALKWLEAAAEGVKSGNLQDAKTNLTAVILGTDTCEERFRELGVVSPLAAEDAEFSKGCSIALAITTML